GGCCAGTTCCGCGCCCATCTGGCGCAGCGGGCCATAGCCATGGGGCTGGAACAGCGCGAGCACGCGGCCCGGATGGGCCTTGAGCGTGGCGAGCGTGGCGGCCACCTTTTCCGGGTTGTGTCCGAAATCGTCGATCACGGTCACGCCAGAGGCGCTCGTGCCCACGATGTCGAACCGGCGGGCAAGGCCCGCGAACGTGCCCAGCGCGGCGGCGGCCTGCGCCAGCGGAACCCCCAGCGCACTGGCGGCGGAAAGGGCGGCCAGCGCATTGGCGAGGTTGTGGCGGCCCGGCACCTTGAGGGCGAGGGGGGCGGTGGAACCATCGCGGCGGTCGATGACCGTGGCGGCAAGGCTGGTCGGCCCTTCCACGATGCTTTCGGGCAGCGCGCTGATCATCGCCTCGGGCGCAAAGCCGAAGGTGATCGCCGCGCGGGCGCGCGGGCGCAGGGCGAGGCTCTCTGCGTCGTCGGCATTGAGCACGGCGACGGGTGCAGCGGCGAGGAAATCGCCAAACAGGACACGCAGTTCCTCAAGGCTTTTGTGATCGAGGCTCACATTGTTGAGCACGGCCACGCGCGGGCGGTAGAGCGCGATCGAGCCGTCGCTCTCGTCCACTTCCGACACGAACACGCCGCCCTGACCAACTCGTGCCGAGGCAAACGGCGCGTCTGCACTCGCAAAATTCTTCATCACCGCGCCGTTCATGATCGTGGGATCGCGCTCCAGCGCGGTCAGGATCCAGCCGATCATGCCGGTCACGGTCGACTTGCCACTGGTTCCGCCCACGGCCACGCCGCAATCGGCGGCGTTGAACAGCCGCGCGAGCAGTTGCGCGCGCGACAGCCGCGCACAGCCCAGTTCGCGGGCGCGGACCACTTCGGGCACGGTGTCTTCGACGGCGGCAGAAGCTACCAGTGTCTGGCGCGGATCGGCCAAGCCGCTGCCGTCCTGCGGGAACAGGGTGAAGCCCAGGCTTTCGAGCCAGGCGAACTTTTCGGGGCTGCGGCCCTGATCGCGCCCCCGGTCGGACCCCGAAACTTGCGCGCCCGCCCCCTTGAGGATCAGCGCGAGGGGCAACATGCCCGATCCGCCGATGCCGCAGAAAAACCAGGGATGGGCGGTGAGCGGCTCGGCAGTCTGGGTGGTCATGGCGCAAGGCCCTACAGGAATTGGGGCGGCAGTGACAAGACGGGCCCCTCCGTCAGGCCTGCGGCCTGCCACCTCCCCATTGCATGGGGAGGATCAAACCCCGGCCTTGCTGATCCTCCCCATGCAATGGGGAGGGGGACCGCCCGCGATAGCGGGTGGTGGAGGGGAATGGACGCCAGACGCAAGCCCCCCTACGAACACCCCATGATCCACATCGCCGTTTGCGCCCCATCCACCCCGTTTACCCGCGACGATGCCGCGCGCGTGGAAGCGCTCGTTGGGCAAGTTCCCGGCCTGTCCATCGCCTTCCACGACCAGTGCTTTGCCAGCGAGGGCCATTTCGCCGGAAGCGACGCCCTGCGCCTCGCGGCTTTCGTCGAATGCGCCAATGATCGGGCGGTCGATGCGGTATGGTTTGCGCGCGGCGGCTATGGCGCGGGGCGGATCGCGCAGGATGCGATGGGGCGGCTGGGAGCGGCGGCGTGCGGCAAGACCTATCTGGGCTATTCGGATGGCGGCGTGCTGCTGGCCGCGCTCTATCGCGCCGGGATCGGGCGGCCCGTCCATGCGCCGATGCCGGTCGATCTGCGCCGGGCCGGGGGCGAGGCGGCGGTGCGGCGCGTGCTCGACTGGCTGGCGGGTGATCCGCAGGGGCTGGAGCCTTCGCTGGTGAGCGAGGCACGGCCCGTGGTCGCCTTCAACCTGATGACGCTCGCGATGATCATGGGCACCCCGGTCATGCCGGATCTGGCCGGGCATGTCGTGATGGTCGAGGAAGTGAGTGAGCACGATTATGCCGTCGACCGGCTGCTGTTCCATGTGACGGCGGGCCTGCAACAGGCGGGGGCTGCCGGACTGCGGATCGGCAGGGTCAGTCAGGTGCCTGAAAACGATAGGCCTTTTGGCTTTTGCGTCGATCAGATGGTACGCCACTGGTGCGACAGGACCGGGCTGGCCTTTCTGGGCCGGGCCGACATCGGGCACGATGCCGATAACCGGATTGTCCCCTTCGGGGTTGCAGGACGGGCGCGGGGTCAATAGGGCCGCGCGAGTTTTTTGAGATCGCCAGCTTTTTTACGGAGTCATTTCACCATGCGGGCATTCGTTTTTCCGGGGCAGGGTAGCCAGAAGGTGGGCATGGGCGCCGAACTCGCCGCTGCCAGCCCCGCCGCGCGCGAAGTGTTCGAGGAAGTCGACGACGCGCTGGGCCAGAAGCTGTTCGAGATCATGACGCAAGGGCCCGACGAGGCGCTGACCCTGACCGAGAACGCCCAGCCCGCGATCATGGCCCATGCCATTGCCGTGCTGCGCGTGCTTGAAAAGGAAGGCGGCATCGCGCTGGCCGACAAGGCCGATTTCGTCGCCGGGCACAGCCTTGGCGAATATACCGCGCTTTGCGCCGCCGGGGCTTTCTCGCTGGCCGATACCGCGCGCCTGCTCAAGCTGCGCGGGCGTTCGATGCAGGCTGCCGTGCCGGTGGGCGAGGGCGCCATGGCCGCGCTGCTGGGCGCCGACATCGAGAAGGCGACGGCGCTGGCCGATGCCGCCGCGCAGGGTGAAGTCTGCACCGTGGCCAACGACAACGACCCCGGTCAGGTCGTCCTTTCGGGCCACAAGGGCGCGATCGAGCGCGCGGTGGCCATGGTCAAGGACTTCGGGATCAAGCGCGGCGTGCTGCTGCCGGTTTCCGCGCCGTTCCACTGCCCGCTGATGCAGCCTGCCGCCGATGCCATGGCGCAGGCGCTGGCCGCCACCCCGCCGCAGGCCTTCCGCGTGCCGCTGTTCGCCAATGTCACCGCTGCGGTGGTGACCGATCCGGCGCAAGTCCAGGCGCTGCTGGTCGAGCAGGTGACGGGCCGCGTGCGCTGGCGCGAAAGCGCGATCGCGATGAAGGAAGCGGGCGTCGAAGCCTTCGTCGAACTGGGCGGCAAGGTGCTCGCGCCGATGATCACCCGCTCGGCGGGCGCGGATCTGGCCGTCACCAGCGTGATCACCATGGCCGACATCGAGGCGCTGGCCAAGGGTCTGTGATTGTCCGGCGCGGCGGGGCCGGGGGCTCCTGCCGCGCTCATTCGGAGCAAAATGTATGGAAAACCGTCTTTTCGACCTGACCGGCATGACCGCGCTGGTCACCGGCGCTGCCGGTGGCATCGGCTCGGCGATCAGCCACGCGCTGGCCCGCCAGGGTGCCCGCCTTGCCCTTTCGGGCACGAATCCGGGCAAGCTGGAAGCCTTCCGCGATGAACTCGTCGTGGCCTATGGGCAGGACCATGTCGCGTTGCCGTGCGACCTGTCGAATGCCGAACAGGTCGAGCAGCTCGTCCCCTCGGCGCTGGCCGCGCTGGGCAAGATCGACATTCTCGTCAACAATGCCGGGATCACCCGCGACAACCTCGCCATGCGCATGAAGGACGAGGAATGGGACGCGGTGATCCGCGTGAACCTCGAAGCGGCCTTCCGCCTGATGCGCAGCGCGACCAAGCCGATGATGAAGGCCCGCTTTGGCCGCATCATCTCGGTCACCAGCGTCGTGGGCGCGACGGGCAACCCCGGTCAGGTCAACTATGCGGCGGCCAAGGCCGGCCTTGTCGGCATGTCGAAGAGCCTCGCGCAGGAACTGGCCAGCCGCAATGTCACCGTCAACTGCGTGGCCCCCGGCTTCATCCGCACCGCGATGACCGACGTGCTGCCCGACGCCCAGAAGGAGGCGCTCAACGCCCGTATCCCGATGGGCCGCATGGGCGAGGGCCAGGATATCGGCGCGGCGGTTGCCTATCTCGCCAGCAAGGAAGCCGGTTACATGACCGGCCAGACCCTGCATGTGAACGGCGGCATGGCGATGTTTGCATGAGGCCTGCCGGGTGGGTGCTGCTTGGCGCGGCGTCGGGGCTGCTTGCCCCGGCGACCGTTCTGGCGCGCCCGCCCGAGGTCATGGCCTGCGCGGTCAAGGCCGCGCCGCCGGGCATCGAGGAGCGCGTGGCCGACGCGCTCCTGACGCCCGGTACGCCCGCCTCGAATGCGACACAGGCCGATGTGCGGGCGATCACCGATGCCTGTGCCTATGATCAATTGCTGACCATGCCCCAGCACGAGGCCTATTTTTCCTATTCGTGGGGCCGCATGGGCCGCGACGCGCTCGACGCGCGGCTGGCTGCCGAGGGGATCGGCAGCGCGGTGATCGACCGCGCGCTCGACATTGGCCCGGGCAATACCAACAACCCGGCCGCCGAGGTAACGAAGGGCGACTTGCGGATCGTGGGCGAGGCGCTCGACGCGGCGGGCAAGGCCCAGGCGAGCGTGACCAGCCGGGGCTGGCAACTGATCACCGCCTGGATCACCGCCACCGCGATGATGTTCAGCGGCCAGCGCGATCTGGAGTGACCGGGCCCCTGACGGCCGGACAATCCCGTATTATTTGCAAGTTTTGGTGCATTTTATGCACAGATTCACCATTCCCCCTTATGCCGAGCCTTGTCGGCAGGCCATGCCGCGCTAAGAAAGATGGTCCGAAACGCGCGAACGGCCACTCTTCCGTGGCTTGGAGTCGTGCAACCAAACCCGGACGGCGCCTGCCCGTCCAGCTTCGGTTCCTCCGGTTTTGCCGTGGGGGCCGGGATCGACACTGGGGATCGAGACGAGAATGAAGGCGACCATCGAACGCGCGACGCTGCTGCGCTGCCTGTCCCATGTCCAGTCGGTTGTCGAACGCCGCAACACCATTCCCATCCTCTCGAACGTGCTGATCGAGGCTTCGGCGGACAATTCGGTGCGCCTGATGGCGACCGACCTCGACCTCCAGATTGTCGAGTCGATGCCTGCCGTCACGGTCGAGGCGCCCGGCGCGATCACCGTTTCGGCCCACCTCCTGTTCGACATCGCGCGCAAGCTGCCCGATGGCTCGCAGGTGAGCCTGGAAACCGCCGACAACCGCATGGTCGTCAAGGCCGGGCGCAGCCGCTTCCAGCTGCCCACCCTGCCGCGCGATGATTTCCCGGTGATCGTGGAAGGCGACCTGCCGACCAGCTTCGAGATCCCCGCGCGCGTGCTGGCCGAACTGATCGACCGCACCCGTTTCGCGATCTCGACCGAGGAAACCCGCTATTACCTCAACGGGATCTTCTTCCACGTCGCCGACGACGTGCTCAAGGCTGCGGCCACCGACGGCCACCGCCTTGCGCGCTATACGCTGGCCCGCCCCGAGGGCGCCGAGGGGATGCCTGACGTGATCGTGCCGCGCAAGTGCGTGGGCGAGTTGCGCAAGCTGCTCGAAGAAGTGCTCGACACCAATGTCCTGCTCGACCTTTCGGCCAGCAAGGTGCGCTTCACGCTGGGCGGCGAACATGGCGTCGTGCTGACCAGCAAGCTGATCGACGGCACGTTCCCCGACTATACCCGCGTGATCCCGACTGCCAACGACAAGCTGCTGCGCCTCGATCCGCGCAGCTTCTACGAAGCGGTGGACCGCGTGGCGACGATCGCCACGGAAAAGACCCGCGCGGTCAAGATGGCGCTCGAAACCGACCGAGTGACGCTCTCGGTGACCAGCCCCGACAACGGCACTGCTGCCGAAGAACTCCCCGCCGACTACACCTCGCAGGGCTTCGAGATCGGCTTCAACGCCAATTACCTGAAGGACATCCTCAGCCAGATCGACGGCGATCTGGTCGAGCTTCATCTGGCCGATGCCGGAGCGCCCACGCTGATCCGCAAGGACGACAAGGCCTCGGCGCTCTATGTGCTGATGCCGATGCGCGTGTAAGCGCCGCTGCGCCAAAGGAAATGCAAAGGGCCTCCCCGGCAGACGGGGAGGCCCTTTTGCTTTCAGGCAGGGTTCGGGCAGGCAGGGTTCGGGGTGAACGTCACCAGCAGGGCCGGGCCATCGTGGCGCAGATCCTGCGTGACGACCACGCAGTCTCCGGCGCCGAGCCTGATGCCGTCGCAGGTCTGGTCTTTCAGCGCCACGAGAAAGCGGTCGGGCGCGCCCGTTACCACAGACCCGTGGGTCAGGCGCTCCATCGACACCGTGCAGGCGCCGCGCCGGACCATGGCGTTGAGATCGCGCACCGGGCCGCCGAGCGGGGTGCCGTGCACGGGCCGGGTCGCATCGAAGCACAGCGGCGCAGAGGCGGCGTCGAGTTCGGCGGCGAGACCTTCCCCGACAAGCGACAGCCTGCCGTCGAGCACTGCCAGCGTGCGCTCGATGCCCGGAAAGGCCGAGAACGGCCCGGCCTGTTCGACCGTGGCCATGCTCAGCCGCCAGATGAAATCGTTCATGCCCGCGCCCGGCGGGAAGACGGCGATCTCGCGCGTTGTCCCCCCGCCGTTTTTCCATGCCATGGCCCGCATCCGGGTCATGGGGATCACTTTCGGGCTCACCCGAGGATGCCGGGCAGGTCCAGCCCCTTTTCGCGCGCGCAATCGAGCGCGATGGGATAGCCCGCATCGGCATGGCGCATGACGCCGGTGGCCGGGTCGTTCCACAGCACGCGTTCGAGGCGGCGGGCCGCATCGGGGGTGCCATCGGCGACGATGACCATGCCCGCATGTTGCGAGAAGCCCATGCCCACGCCGCCGCCATGGTGGAGCGAAACCCACGTCGCGCCGCTCGCGGTGTTGAGCAGGGCGTTGAGCAGCGGCCAGTCGGACACCGCATCGGACCCGTCGGCCATCGCCTCGGTCTCGCGGTTGGGCGAGGCGACCGAGCCGCTGTCGAGGTGGTCGCGCCCGATCACCACCGGGGCCTTCAGTTCCCCGTTGGCGACCATCTCGTTGAAGGCGAGGCCGAGGCGGTGGCGGTCGCCCAGACCCACCCAGCAGATCCGCGCGGGCAGGCCCTGGAAATGGATCTTCTCGCGCGCCATGTCGAGCCAGGTGTGCAGCGCGGCATTGTCGGGGAGCAGTTCCTTGACCTTCTGGTCGGTCTTGTAGATGTCTTCCGGGTCGCCCGAGAGCGCGGCCCAGCGGAACGGCCCGATCCCCCGGCAGAACAGCGGGCGGATATAGGCGGGCACGAAGCCGGGGAAATCGAAGGCGTTTTCGACGCCTTCTTCCAGCGCCATCTGGCGGATATTGTTGCCATAGTCGGTCGTGGGCACGCCATCGGCCTGAAAGGCCAGCATCGCGCGCACATGGGTTGCCATCGAGGCGCGCGCGGCCTTGGCCACGGCCGCCGGATCGCTCTCGCGCTTTTCCATCCATTCGGCCACGGTCCACCCGGCGGGCAGGTAGCCGTTGAAGGGATCGTGGGCCGAAGTCTGGTCGGTCAGCAGGTCGGGGCGGATGCCGCGCCGGTGCAGTTCGGGCAGCACTTCCGCCGCATTGCCCAGCAGGCCGACCGAGACCGGCTTGCCGGTGGCCTTGGCCTCGTCGAGGATGGCCATGGCTTCCTCGATGGTCGTGGCGCTGCGGTCGAGATAGCCGGTGCGCAGGCGAAACTCGATGCGGCTGGCCTGACATTCGATGGCAAGGCACGAGGCCCCGGCCATGACCGCCGCCAGCGGCTGGGCGCCACCCATGCCGCCCAGCCCGGCGGTCAGCAGCCACTTGCCCGAAAGATCGCCGCCATGGTGCTGGCGGCCCATCTCGACAAAGGTCTCATACGTGCCCTGCACGATGCCCTGCGCGCCGATGTAGATCCACGAGCCCGCCGTCATCTGGCCGTACATGGCCAGCCCCTTGCGGTCGAGTTCGTTGAAATGCTCCCAACTTGCCCAGTTGGGCACGAGGTTGGAATTGGCAATCAGCACGCGTGGCGCATCGGCATGGGTGCGGAACACGCCGACCGGCTTGCCCGACTGGACCAGCAGCGTCTGGTCGTCTTCCAGACGACGCAAGGTCTCGACGATCTTGTCGTAGCATTCCCAGTTGCGCGCGGCGCGGCCAATGCCGCCATAGACCACCAGTTCTTCCGGGCGCTCGGCCACGTCGGGGTGGAGGTTGTTCATCAGCATCCGCAAGGGGGCTTCGGTCAGCCACGACTTGGCCGAAAGCTCGGTGCCGGTGGCCGGCTTGATCACGCGGGTATTGTCGATACGGGACATGGGCTCAGCCCTCCGGGTGGGCGAAGGCCAGCGCGGCCTTCAGGATGGTTTGCAGGGTCGCGATCAGCGGGGCCGCGTGTGGCCCGTCATAGGCGGTCGGCCAGTTGGCGGGGGTGGGTTCGTCCGGCTCGTCCATGTAGCCGCGGATCGCCAGTTCCATCTGGATCGCGTGGACGCCGCGTTCGGGGCGGCCATAGTGGCGCGTGGTCCACCCCCCGCGGAACCGGCCATCGACGACGTGGCTGTGGCCCGATTGGGCGCAGACTTCGGCAATCGCCTCGCGCAGGTCGGGCGCGCAAGTTTGCCCGCCATTGGTGCCGATGTTGAACTGCGGCAACTCGCCCTCGAACAGGCGCGGGACATGGCTGCGGATCGAATGCGCGTCATAGAGCACGACGCGGCCATGGCGGGCGCGCAGGCGGGCGATTTCGGCTTCGAGCGCTGCGTGATACGGATCGAACCAGCGCGCACGGCGGCGGGCGATCTCGGCCTCGTCAGGCACCGCACCTGCATAGAGCGGCTCGCCATCAAAGGTCGTGGTCGGGCACAGTTCGGTCGTCGCCTGCCCCGGATAGAGCGAGGCGCCCGAAGGATCGCGGTTGCAATCAATGACCGAGCGCGAAATGCCCGTGGCGACCAGTGTCGCGCCAAGATCGGCGGCAAAGGCGTAGACCTGATCGACCCACCAGTCGGCATCGCGGCGGGCGAGCCAGGGCGAAACGAATGTGTCGCCCACATCGGCAAGGCCACTGCCGACATGGGGAAAGGCGACGACGAGCGGCGCCTCCCCGCGATGGATGGTCAGCCAGTCGTTCATGCCACGCCCGGCAGGGTGGCGCCCGTGCCGCCAAGCAGCGCACCCGAACGGATCAGGCCATTGGCCGCTTCCATGTCGGGGTGGAAATGGCGGTCGTCTTCCAGTGTCGGGACAATCGCGCGCAAGGTGGCGCGTGCGGCTTCGAGCGGGGTGCTCGACGCCAGCGGGGCGTGGAAATCGATGCCCTGCGCGGCAGCCAGAAGCTCGATTCCCAGAACGGCAGTGGCATTTTCCGCCATGTCGAGCAGGCGGCGCGCGCCATGGGCGGCCATCGAGACGTGATCTTCCTGATTGGCCGAGGTGGGGATCGAATCGACGCTGGCCGGATAGGCGCGCTGCTTGTTCTCGCTCACCAGCGCGGCGGCGGTCACTTGCGGGATCATGAAGCCCGAATTGAGGCCGGGGCGCGGGGTGAGGAACGCGGGCAGGCCCGACAGCGCCGGGTCGACCAGCATGGCGATGCGGCGCTCGGCAATCGAGCCGATTTCGCAGATGGCCATGGCGATCATGTCGGCGGCAAAGGCGACCGGCTCGGCATGAAAGTTCCCGCCCGAGAGCGCTTCATCGGTTTCGGGGAAGATCAGCGGGTTGTCCGAAACGCCATTGGCCTCGATTTCGAGGGTGGTGGCGGCCTGACGCAGGACATCGAGCGCGGCGCCCATCACCTGCGGCTGGCAGCGCAGGCAGTAAGGGTCCTGCACGCGCGCGTCGCCTTCAAGATGGCTGGCGCGGATCGCGCTGCCCGCCATCAGCCCGCGCAGCGCATCGGCCACCGCGATCTGGCCAGCGTGGCGGCGCAAGGTATGGATGCGCGGATCGAACGGCGTGTCGGAGCCCTTGGCCGCCTCGGTCGAGAGCGCGCCGGTGACGAGGGCGGAGCGGAACAGCAGTTCGGCCTCGAACAGCCCGGCCAGCGCATTGGCGGTGGAGAACTGCGTGCCGTTGAGCAGGGCAAGGCCCTCCTTGGGGCCAAGCCGGATCGGGGCCAGCCCGGCCTGTTCGAGGGCCTGTGTGGCGGGCAGGCGCACGCCATCGACGATGATGTCGCCCACGCCGATCATCGTGGCGGCCATGTGCGAGAGCGGGGCAAGATCGCCGCTCGCGCCGACCGACCCTTGCGCGGGCACCACCGGGGTCAGCCCGCGCGCCAGCATGGCTTCGAGCAGGGCGACCGTTTCGGGGCGCACGCCCGAGGCGCCCTGCGCGAGGCTGGCGAGCTTGAGGCCCATCATCAGGCGGATCACCGGCACCGGCGAGGGCGCGCCCGTTCCGGCGGCGTGGCTGAGCACGATATTGCGCTGGAGCGTGGCCAGATCCTCGTCGCCGATGCGCACGCTGGCCAGTTTGCCAAAGCCGGTGTTGATGCCATAGACCGGCTCGCCCCGGGCCAGAATGCGTTCGACCGCAGCGGCGCTTTCCGCCACGCGCGGCGCGCAGGCCGGATCGAGGGACGCTGCCGCCCCGCGATAGAGGTCACGCCACTGCGCCAGCGAAACGGCGCCGGGCACGAGCAGGATCGAATTCATTGTCCACTCCAGATGCGGGCATGGAGCGGATTGAACCCCATGCGGTAAACCAGTTCGGCGGGGCGCTCGATGTCCCAGATGGCAAGGTCGCAGCGCTTGCCGGCCTCCAGCGTGCCCCGGTCGGCCAGCAGGCCCAGCGCGCGGGCGGCATGGGCCGTCACCCCGGCCAGGCACTCGGCCACGGTCAGGCGGAATAGTGTTGCGCCCATGTTCATCGTCAGCAGCAGCGAGGTCAGCGGCGACGTGCCCGGATTGCAGTCGGTCGCCAGCGCGATGGGCACGCCCGCCGCGCGCAGGGCGGCGACCGGGGGCAGCCGGGTTTCGCGCACGAAGTAATAGGCGCCGGGCAGCAGCGTCGCCACGGTGCCCGCGCGCGCCATCGCGGCAATACCCGCCGCGTCGCAATGTTCGAGGTGATCGGCCGAGAGCGCGCCATGACGGGCCGCCAGCGCCGCGCCGTGCAGATTGGAAAGCTGGTCGGCATGGAGCTTGACCGGCAGGCCATGGCGCGCGGCGGCCTCGAACATCCGGGCGGTCTGTTCGGGGCTGAAAGCGATGCCCTCGCAAAAGGCATCGACCGCATCGGCAAGGCCCTGCTGCGCCACGCGGGGCAGCACTTCGTCGCACAGCAGCGCGATATAGCCATCGGCATTGCCCGCAAATTCGGGGGGCAGGGCATGGGCGCCCAGAAATGTCGTGCGGATCGAGACCGGGCGCGCCGCGCCCAGCGCGCGTGCGGCGCGCAACATGCGGATTTCGCTCGTCCCATCGAGGCCATAGCCCGATTTGACCTCGACCGTCGTGGCCCCTTCGGCGATCAGCGCGTCGAGGCGGGGCAGGGCGCTGGCGACAAGATCGTCCTCGCTCGCCGCGCGGGTGGCGCGCATGGTCGAGACGATGCCGCCGCCGCCCCGGGCGATTTCTTCATAGGACGCGCCTTCGAGGCGCATCTCGAACTCGGCGGCGCGGTCGCCGCCGTGGATCAGGTGGGTGTGGCAATCGATCAGGCCCGGCGTGATCCAGCGGCCCGCGCAATCGACGATCTCCCGCGCGTCGAGCGCCGGGGCATCGGCCGCAGGCCCGGCATAGACGATCCGGCCATCCCTGGCCGCGATCACGCCGTTGTCCACGGCGCCGATGTCGCCTGCACCGGTTGCCGCCCCCTTCATCGTGGCAAGCCGGGCGTTTTTCCAAATCGTATCGGTGAGCATGCCTGGCGCGATCCCCGGTGCGTGTCGTGTTGCGTGGTGATTGCACCGTTCCAAAATAATGTATAGACAAAAAGAGAGGGCAGGCGCAAATTTCTGCGTCAACCGGGTGAGTGTCTTGGCCATGGCGTTGTTTTTCGAGAAGTGTTGGCTTGCGCATGGCTGGGCGCGTGATGTCCGCGTGACGCTGGATCAGGGTCGCGTGGCCGCGATCGAGGTGGGGGCAACCCTTGGTGACGCGGACGAGCGCCATCGTTGCGCCTTGCCCGGCATGCCCAACCTGCACAGCCACGCGTTCCAGCGCGGCATGGCCGGTCTGGCCGAGCGGCGGGGCGTGTCGAGCGACAGTTTCTGGACCTGGCGCGAGATCATGTATCGCTTCGTCGACCGCATGACGCCCGACGACGTGCGCGCGATTGCCGCGATGGCCTATGTCGAGATGCTCGAGGCCGGGTTTACCCGCGTGGGCGAGTTCCACTACCTGCACCACGATCTGGACGGACAGCCCTTTGCCGACCGGGCCGAGATGAGCGGCGCGGTTCTCAGCGCGGCGGGCGAGACCGGGATCGGCATGACCCTGCTGCCGGTGCTGTACAGCTATGCCGGGTTTGGCGCGCAGGCGCCGCAACCGGGGCAGGCGCGTTTCCTCAATGCGCTCGATGGCTATGCGCGTCTGCTCGAAGGGGCGCAGGCCCATGCGCGCGCCTTGCCCGATGCGGTGGTCGGGGTCGCCCCCCACAGCCTGCGCGCGGTCTCGCCGGAACAGTTGCGCGCGCTCGTGCCGCTCGCCCGCCATCGCCCGGTGCACATCCACATTGCCGAGCAGGAAAAGGAAGTGGCCGATTGCCTTGCGTGGAGCGGGGCGCGTCCGGTCGAATGGCTGCTCGACAATGCACCGGTGGATGGCACCTGGTGTCTCGTCCATGCGACCCACATGACCGATGCGGAAACCCTTGGCCTGGCGCGCAGCGGCGCGGTGGCGGGGCTGTGCCCGATTACCGAGGCGAACCTTGGCGACGGGCTGTTCCCGG
The genomic region above belongs to Novosphingobium sp. IK01 and contains:
- a CDS encoding glutamate ligase domain-containing protein, which codes for MTTQTAEPLTAHPWFFCGIGGSGMLPLALILKGAGAQVSGSDRGRDQGRSPEKFAWLESLGFTLFPQDGSGLADPRQTLVASAAVEDTVPEVVRARELGCARLSRAQLLARLFNAADCGVAVGGTSGKSTVTGMIGWILTALERDPTIMNGAVMKNFASADAPFASARVGQGGVFVSEVDESDGSIALYRPRVAVLNNVSLDHKSLEELRVLFGDFLAAAPVAVLNADDAESLALRPRARAAITFGFAPEAMISALPESIVEGPTSLAATVIDRRDGSTAPLALKVPGRHNLANALAALSAASALGVPLAQAAAALGTFAGLARRFDIVGTSASGVTVIDDFGHNPEKVAATLATLKAHPGRVLALFQPHGYGPLRQMGAELAEVFATRLGAEDRVILTDPVYFGGTVDRTQGSERIVGLINDHGGHAEHIGDRATAGERLLALARSGTRADDRIVIMGARDDTLSAFARDLLARLA
- a CDS encoding LD-carboxypeptidase, with product MIHIAVCAPSTPFTRDDAARVEALVGQVPGLSIAFHDQCFASEGHFAGSDALRLAAFVECANDRAVDAVWFARGGYGAGRIAQDAMGRLGAAACGKTYLGYSDGGVLLAALYRAGIGRPVHAPMPVDLRRAGGEAAVRRVLDWLAGDPQGLEPSLVSEARPVVAFNLMTLAMIMGTPVMPDLAGHVVMVEEVSEHDYAVDRLLFHVTAGLQQAGAAGLRIGRVSQVPENDRPFGFCVDQMVRHWCDRTGLAFLGRADIGHDADNRIVPFGVAGRARGQ
- the fabD gene encoding ACP S-malonyltransferase, which produces MRAFVFPGQGSQKVGMGAELAAASPAAREVFEEVDDALGQKLFEIMTQGPDEALTLTENAQPAIMAHAIAVLRVLEKEGGIALADKADFVAGHSLGEYTALCAAGAFSLADTARLLKLRGRSMQAAVPVGEGAMAALLGADIEKATALADAAAQGEVCTVANDNDPGQVVLSGHKGAIERAVAMVKDFGIKRGVLLPVSAPFHCPLMQPAADAMAQALAATPPQAFRVPLFANVTAAVVTDPAQVQALLVEQVTGRVRWRESAIAMKEAGVEAFVELGGKVLAPMITRSAGADLAVTSVITMADIEALAKGL
- the fabG gene encoding 3-oxoacyl-[acyl-carrier-protein] reductase, encoding MENRLFDLTGMTALVTGAAGGIGSAISHALARQGARLALSGTNPGKLEAFRDELVVAYGQDHVALPCDLSNAEQVEQLVPSALAALGKIDILVNNAGITRDNLAMRMKDEEWDAVIRVNLEAAFRLMRSATKPMMKARFGRIISVTSVVGATGNPGQVNYAAAKAGLVGMSKSLAQELASRNVTVNCVAPGFIRTAMTDVLPDAQKEALNARIPMGRMGEGQDIGAAVAYLASKEAGYMTGQTLHVNGGMAMFA
- the dnaN gene encoding DNA polymerase III subunit beta — its product is MKATIERATLLRCLSHVQSVVERRNTIPILSNVLIEASADNSVRLMATDLDLQIVESMPAVTVEAPGAITVSAHLLFDIARKLPDGSQVSLETADNRMVVKAGRSRFQLPTLPRDDFPVIVEGDLPTSFEIPARVLAELIDRTRFAISTEETRYYLNGIFFHVADDVLKAAATDGHRLARYTLARPEGAEGMPDVIVPRKCVGELRKLLEEVLDTNVLLDLSASKVRFTLGGEHGVVLTSKLIDGTFPDYTRVIPTANDKLLRLDPRSFYEAVDRVATIATEKTRAVKMALETDRVTLSVTSPDNGTAAEELPADYTSQGFEIGFNANYLKDILSQIDGDLVELHLADAGAPTLIRKDDKASALYVLMPMRV
- a CDS encoding HutD family protein yields the protein MTRMRAMAWKNGGGTTREIAVFPPGAGMNDFIWRLSMATVEQAGPFSAFPGIERTLAVLDGRLSLVGEGLAAELDAASAPLCFDATRPVHGTPLGGPVRDLNAMVRRGACTVSMERLTHGSVVTGAPDRFLVALKDQTCDGIRLGAGDCVVVTQDLRHDGPALLVTFTPNPACPNPA
- the hutU gene encoding urocanate hydratase, whose protein sequence is MSRIDNTRVIKPATGTELSAKSWLTEAPLRMLMNNLHPDVAERPEELVVYGGIGRAARNWECYDKIVETLRRLEDDQTLLVQSGKPVGVFRTHADAPRVLIANSNLVPNWASWEHFNELDRKGLAMYGQMTAGSWIYIGAQGIVQGTYETFVEMGRQHHGGDLSGKWLLTAGLGGMGGAQPLAAVMAGASCLAIECQASRIEFRLRTGYLDRSATTIEEAMAILDEAKATGKPVSVGLLGNAAEVLPELHRRGIRPDLLTDQTSAHDPFNGYLPAGWTVAEWMEKRESDPAAVAKAARASMATHVRAMLAFQADGVPTTDYGNNIRQMALEEGVENAFDFPGFVPAYIRPLFCRGIGPFRWAALSGDPEDIYKTDQKVKELLPDNAALHTWLDMAREKIHFQGLPARICWVGLGDRHRLGLAFNEMVANGELKAPVVIGRDHLDSGSVASPNRETEAMADGSDAVSDWPLLNALLNTASGATWVSLHHGGGVGMGFSQHAGMVIVADGTPDAARRLERVLWNDPATGVMRHADAGYPIALDCAREKGLDLPGILG
- the hutG gene encoding N-formylglutamate deformylase, giving the protein MNDWLTIHRGEAPLVVAFPHVGSGLADVGDTFVSPWLARRDADWWVDQVYAFAADLGATLVATGISRSVIDCNRDPSGASLYPGQATTELCPTTTFDGEPLYAGAVPDEAEIARRRARWFDPYHAALEAEIARLRARHGRVVLYDAHSIRSHVPRLFEGELPQFNIGTNGGQTCAPDLREAIAEVCAQSGHSHVVDGRFRGGWTTRHYGRPERGVHAIQMELAIRGYMDEPDEPTPANWPTAYDGPHAAPLIATLQTILKAALAFAHPEG